A genomic stretch from Pseudomonas alkylphenolica includes:
- the pcaD gene encoding 3-oxoadipate enol-lactonase: protein MAQVQLADGALNYQLDGPEGAPVLVLSNSLGTDLHMWDTQVPAFAAHFRVLRYDTRGHGASLVTEGPYSIEQLGQDVLALLDALKIERAHFCGLSMGGLIGQWLGINAGERLNRLIVCNTAAKIGSPDTWNPRIEMVLRDGKAAMVGLRDASIERWFTPAYSSTNPDQAKRITDMLATTSPQGYAANCGAVRDADFRDQLGEIKAPLLVISGSHDAVTPPAGGLFIQENVEGAEYAEFHAAHLSNVEVGEPFSRRVIDFLLAR, encoded by the coding sequence GTGGCACAGGTACAACTCGCCGATGGCGCACTCAATTATCAACTCGACGGCCCAGAAGGCGCGCCGGTGTTGGTGCTGTCCAACTCCCTGGGCACCGACCTGCACATGTGGGATACCCAGGTGCCGGCCTTCGCTGCGCACTTTCGCGTGCTGCGCTACGACACCCGTGGCCATGGCGCTTCGCTGGTAACCGAGGGGCCTTACAGCATCGAGCAGTTGGGCCAGGACGTGCTGGCGTTGCTCGATGCCCTGAAAATCGAGCGTGCGCACTTCTGTGGCCTGTCCATGGGCGGCCTGATCGGTCAGTGGCTGGGGATCAATGCGGGAGAGCGCTTGAACCGCCTGATCGTCTGCAACACCGCCGCCAAGATCGGCTCGCCGGACACCTGGAACCCGCGCATCGAAATGGTCTTGCGCGATGGTAAAGCCGCGATGGTCGGCCTGCGCGATGCGTCGATCGAGCGCTGGTTCACCCCGGCCTATTCCTCGACCAATCCCGATCAGGCCAAGCGCATCACCGACATGCTTGCCACCACTTCGCCGCAAGGCTATGCGGCCAACTGTGGTGCGGTACGCGATGCCGACTTCCGTGATCAACTGGGTGAGATCAAGGCGCCGTTGCTGGTTATCTCCGGCAGTCACGACGCGGTGACGCCGCCTGCGGGCGGGCTGTTCATCCAGGAAAACGTGGAGGGCGCCGAATACGCCGAGTTCCATGCCGCGCACCTGTCCAACGTAGAAGTCGGCGAGCCGTTCAGTCGCCGGGTGATCGACTTTCTGCTGGCCCGCTGA
- the pcaC gene encoding 4-carboxymuconolactone decarboxylase encodes MDEKQRYEEGMKVRRAVLGDAHVDRSLNNLTAFNSEFQEMITRHAWGDIWTRPGLPRHTRSLITIAMLIGMNRNEELKLHLRAAASNGVTREEIKEVLMQSAIYCGIPAANATFHLAESVWDELGVESRG; translated from the coding sequence GTGGACGAGAAACAACGTTACGAAGAAGGCATGAAGGTTCGTCGCGCAGTGCTCGGCGACGCCCACGTCGACCGCAGCCTGAACAACCTGACGGCGTTCAACAGCGAGTTCCAGGAAATGATCACCCGCCATGCCTGGGGTGATATCTGGACGCGTCCGGGCTTGCCACGGCATACCCGCAGCCTGATCACCATCGCCATGCTGATCGGCATGAACCGCAACGAAGAGCTGAAGTTGCACCTGCGCGCGGCCGCCAGCAATGGCGTGACCCGCGAGGAGATCAAGGAAGTGCTGATGCAGAGCGCGATCTACTGCGGCATTCCGGCAGCCAATGCGACCTTCCACCTGGCCGAGTCGGTGTGGGATGAGTTGGGGGTTGAGTCCAGAGGTTGA
- a CDS encoding Mpo1 family 2-hydroxy fatty acid dioxygenase — translation MKNLVEHLSQYAAYHRDPRNIATHFVGIPMIVVAVTVLLSRPGLELAGMWLSPALLVALATGWFYLRLDQQFGLIMALLLGLCLWAGQVLAAQSTLVWLSAGLGLFVVGWVIQFVGHHYEGRKPAFVDDLSGLIIGPLFVVAELGFLLGMRPELKQAIEGNVGPVAIR, via the coding sequence ATGAAAAACCTCGTCGAACACCTCAGTCAATATGCGGCCTACCACCGTGACCCACGCAATATCGCCACGCACTTCGTCGGCATTCCGATGATCGTGGTTGCGGTGACGGTGTTGTTATCGCGTCCGGGGCTGGAGCTGGCCGGGATGTGGCTGTCGCCAGCCTTGTTGGTGGCGCTGGCGACGGGGTGGTTCTACCTGCGCCTGGACCAGCAGTTTGGCTTGATCATGGCCCTGTTGCTCGGTCTGTGTCTGTGGGCCGGCCAGGTGCTGGCCGCGCAAAGCACGCTGGTGTGGTTGAGTGCGGGGCTGGGGCTGTTCGTCGTCGGCTGGGTGATCCAGTTTGTCGGGCACCACTATGAAGGGCGCAAGCCGGCCTTTGTCGATGATCTGAGCGGGTTGATCATCGGGCCGTTGTTCGTGGTGGCGGAACTGGGGTTTCTGCTAGGCATGCGGCCGGAGCTGAAGCAGGCTATCGAGGGCAATGTGGGGCCGGTGGCGATTCGTTGA
- a CDS encoding Crp/Fnr family transcriptional regulator: MTSDPAWRHTLLQGHWFKHLPLSLQDSLPGLARLRELAPGQYLFQRGDAPCGLYAVLSGSMRVGAVSSEGKEALLTLVEAPHWFGEISLFDGQPRTHDAQAEGAVRLLWIPQAALLSLLAQQPEYWRDFALLMSQKLRWVFVALEQQSLLAAAPRVAHRLLQIAAGYGEMDGTRRVLQLSQEQLALMLSLSRQTTNQILKSLQQEGALRLGYGEIEILDLARLQALASPAGMATR; this comes from the coding sequence ATGACCAGCGATCCCGCCTGGCGCCATACCCTGCTCCAGGGCCACTGGTTCAAGCATCTGCCCCTGTCCCTTCAGGATAGCCTGCCGGGCCTGGCCCGCCTTCGTGAGCTGGCGCCGGGGCAGTACCTGTTCCAGCGCGGCGATGCGCCCTGCGGTTTGTACGCGGTGCTGTCGGGCAGCATGCGCGTCGGGGCGGTCAGCAGCGAAGGCAAGGAGGCGTTGCTGACGCTGGTCGAAGCGCCACACTGGTTCGGTGAAATCAGCCTGTTCGACGGCCAGCCGCGCACCCATGATGCCCAGGCTGAAGGGGCGGTGCGCCTGTTGTGGATACCGCAGGCCGCGCTGCTGTCATTGTTGGCGCAGCAACCTGAGTATTGGCGCGACTTCGCCTTGCTGATGAGCCAGAAACTGCGCTGGGTATTCGTCGCCCTGGAACAGCAGAGTCTGCTGGCCGCCGCGCCGCGGGTCGCCCACCGGCTGCTGCAGATCGCCGCCGGTTATGGCGAGATGGACGGCACCCGGCGTGTGTTGCAACTGTCCCAGGAGCAACTGGCGCTGATGCTGTCGCTGTCGCGTCAGACCACCAACCAGATCCTCAAGTCGCTGCAACAGGAAGGCGCGCTACGCCTGGGCTATGGCGAGATCGAGATTCTCGACCTCGCCCGTCTGCAAGCCCTGGCTAGTCCGGCTGGAATGGCGACTCGCTGA
- a CDS encoding arylsulfatase yields MSQRPNFLVIVADDLGFSDLGAFGGEIATPNLDALATAGLRLTDFHTAPTCSPTRSMLLTGTDHHIAGICTMAEALTPELIGKPGYEGYLNDRVVALPELLRDAGYQTLMSGKWHLGLKAELAPHARGFERSFALLPGAANHYGFEPTYDEQTPRLLKSTPALYIEDQTFVEQLPEGFYSSDAFGDKLLQYLKERDQSRPFFAYLPFSAPHWPLQAPADVVARYKGRYDAGPEVLRQERLEKLRQLGLIKAETRAHPVDNHWDSLSDEQRQRSARSMEVYAAMVERMDWNIGRVLDYLRNQGQLDNTLVLFMSDNGAEGALLEAFPKFGPHLASYLDQHYDNSLENIGRANSYVWYGPQWAQAATAPSRLYKAFTSEGGIRVPALVHYPALARQGQISHQFSTVMDITPTLLDLAGVRHPGTRWRGRDVAALRGKSWLGYLSGETEQVHDDNTVTGWELFGRRAIRQGQWKAVYIPGPVGPATWQLYDLANDPGEIDDLAQAQPARLQALLGEWQKYVEETGVILSESPFQPD; encoded by the coding sequence ATGAGCCAACGCCCCAACTTTCTGGTCATCGTTGCCGATGACCTGGGATTCTCCGACCTCGGTGCCTTCGGTGGAGAAATCGCCACGCCGAACCTGGATGCCCTGGCCACTGCCGGCCTGCGCCTGACCGACTTTCACACCGCGCCAACCTGCTCGCCAACCCGCTCGATGCTGCTGACCGGCACCGACCACCATATCGCCGGCATCTGCACCATGGCCGAAGCGCTGACTCCGGAGCTGATCGGCAAACCCGGCTACGAGGGTTACCTCAACGACCGGGTGGTAGCGCTGCCGGAGCTGCTGCGCGACGCCGGCTACCAGACGCTGATGAGCGGCAAGTGGCACCTGGGCCTGAAAGCCGAACTGGCGCCCCACGCCCGTGGCTTCGAACGCTCCTTCGCCCTGCTGCCCGGCGCGGCCAACCACTACGGTTTCGAACCGACCTATGACGAGCAGACCCCGCGCCTGCTCAAGTCGACCCCGGCGCTGTACATCGAAGACCAGACCTTCGTCGAGCAATTGCCTGAGGGCTTTTACTCCTCCGACGCCTTTGGCGACAAACTGCTGCAATACCTCAAGGAACGTGACCAGAGCCGGCCGTTCTTCGCCTACCTGCCCTTCTCCGCCCCGCACTGGCCGCTGCAGGCACCGGCCGACGTGGTCGCCCGCTACAAGGGCCGCTACGACGCCGGGCCTGAAGTGCTGCGCCAGGAACGTCTGGAAAAACTGCGCCAGCTCGGCCTGATCAAAGCCGAGACGCGTGCTCACCCGGTGGACAATCACTGGGACAGCCTCAGCGATGAACAGCGTCAGCGTTCGGCGCGGTCCATGGAGGTTTACGCAGCGATGGTCGAGCGCATGGACTGGAACATCGGCCGGGTCCTCGACTACCTGCGCAACCAGGGCCAGCTGGACAACACTCTGGTGCTATTCATGTCCGACAACGGTGCCGAGGGCGCACTGCTCGAAGCCTTCCCCAAGTTCGGCCCGCACCTGGCCAGCTACCTCGACCAGCATTACGACAACAGCCTGGAAAATATCGGCCGGGCCAACTCCTACGTCTGGTATGGCCCACAGTGGGCGCAGGCCGCCACCGCGCCATCGCGCTTGTACAAAGCCTTTACCAGCGAAGGCGGCATTCGCGTGCCGGCGCTGGTGCACTACCCGGCCCTGGCCCGTCAGGGGCAGATCAGCCACCAGTTCAGCACGGTGATGGACATCACCCCGACCCTGCTCGACCTCGCCGGGGTCCGGCATCCCGGCACACGCTGGCGTGGACGCGATGTCGCCGCCCTGCGCGGTAAGTCGTGGCTGGGTTACCTCTCCGGCGAGACTGAACAGGTGCATGACGACAACACCGTAACGGGTTGGGAACTGTTCGGCCGCCGGGCGATTCGCCAGGGGCAGTGGAAGGCTGTGTACATTCCTGGACCGGTGGGCCCGGCGACCTGGCAACTGTATGACCTGGCCAACGACCCGGGCGAAATCGATGACCTGGCCCAGGCGCAACCGGCCAGGCTCCAGGCGCTGCTGGGTGAATGGCAGAAGTATGTCGAGGAAACCGGGGTAATCCTCAGCGAGTCGCCATTCCAGCCGGACTAG
- a CDS encoding ABC transporter ATP-binding protein: MNAIAHPLVSFNQVGKHFAVAGGELEAIRDFNLQIADGEFVAIVGASGCGKSTLLRLLIGLDNDYQGQILIDGQPLTGIGSERGIVFQEHRLFPWLSVHENIALGLVNSTLTGSEREQRIAEYIALVGLQDFSQAYPHQLSGGMAQRVAIARGLVASPRILLLDEPFGALDALTRQQMQEELLAIRERARITTLLVTHDVEEALFLADRVVVLEPRPGRIKRINSIDLAHPRQRSSYDFHRLREALLHELTADDRYLPAAPAQIHNLPLSYLAY, translated from the coding sequence ATGAACGCCATTGCCCATCCGTTGGTCAGCTTCAATCAGGTCGGCAAACACTTCGCCGTAGCTGGCGGTGAGCTGGAAGCCATCCGCGACTTCAACCTGCAGATCGCCGATGGCGAGTTCGTCGCCATTGTCGGCGCCAGTGGCTGTGGCAAGTCCACCCTGCTGCGCCTGTTGATCGGCCTCGATAACGATTACCAGGGCCAGATCCTGATCGACGGCCAGCCGCTGACCGGCATCGGTAGCGAGCGCGGCATCGTGTTCCAGGAACACCGCCTGTTCCCCTGGCTGAGCGTGCACGAAAACATCGCCCTGGGCCTGGTCAACAGCACCTTGACTGGCAGCGAACGCGAGCAGCGGATTGCCGAGTACATCGCCCTGGTCGGCCTGCAGGACTTCAGCCAGGCCTACCCGCATCAGCTCTCCGGTGGCATGGCCCAGCGCGTGGCGATTGCCCGCGGCCTGGTGGCCAGCCCGCGGATTCTGCTGCTCGACGAGCCCTTCGGTGCCCTTGATGCGCTGACCCGCCAGCAGATGCAGGAAGAACTGCTGGCGATCCGCGAACGCGCACGGATCACCACGCTGCTGGTGACCCACGATGTCGAGGAAGCGCTGTTCCTGGCTGACCGTGTGGTGGTGCTGGAGCCACGGCCGGGACGTATCAAGCGCATCAACAGTATCGACCTGGCGCACCCGCGCCAGCGCTCCAGCTACGACTTCCACCGTCTGCGCGAAGCGCTGTTGCACGAACTGACCGCCGACGACCGCTACCTGCCGGCCGCGCCGGCACAGATCCACAACCTGCCCCTGTCCTACCTTGCCTATTGA
- a CDS encoding ABC transporter permease yields MARASLPSLPLAVPARRLHTVGTPLQARLQAWYLPLALALLWWLASRNQWMSEQILPAPSLVWQSAQELAHGELWSHLAISLQRLLIGLSVGVSSGALLGAWLGCSRRAERLVLPTFNALAQIPTLAWVPLFMVLFGIGELLKLVVLVKAIIVPVTLHTLVGVRDAQPRLREAAAVLKLPRRLLITQLILPAALPAFLAGVRLALATGWSSLLAVELLASSEGIGYLMVWARQLFMLDIVFVCIAVIGLLGFAMDRGLGWLDRRLVHWPHPPGAELRVQHLHGRERLQALLLPLAFLLVWQLANQLQWVDSNILVAPVQVVSTAWSGVLDGSLTAALAVSVGRALAGLLLGGGLGFALGLWLGLSRPAERLLGPSLAGLRQIAIFAWVPLLTAWFGLGELAKWVFVGLAAFFPLFIATQRSVANRSPQLEEAARVLHLNLRQRLLRLVLPGAAPGIFAGLRVGLIYAWLGTIGAEYFMPSGGGIGSLMIGAQQLLRMDLIMAGMLLVGLTGALLGALGQHIESRATRWRRA; encoded by the coding sequence ATGGCCCGAGCATCACTCCCCAGCCTGCCCCTGGCCGTACCTGCAAGACGCCTGCACACAGTCGGCACACCGTTGCAGGCACGCCTCCAGGCCTGGTACCTGCCACTGGCCCTGGCCCTGCTGTGGTGGCTGGCCAGCCGCAACCAGTGGATGAGCGAACAGATACTGCCAGCACCAAGCCTGGTCTGGCAGAGCGCGCAGGAGCTGGCCCACGGTGAGTTGTGGTCGCATCTGGCAATCAGCCTGCAACGCTTGCTGATCGGTTTGTCAGTGGGGGTCAGCAGCGGTGCCCTGCTGGGTGCCTGGCTGGGTTGCAGCCGTCGCGCCGAACGCCTGGTGCTGCCCACCTTCAACGCCCTGGCGCAAATCCCTACGCTGGCCTGGGTGCCGTTGTTCATGGTGCTGTTCGGCATTGGCGAGCTGCTCAAGCTGGTGGTGCTGGTCAAGGCGATTATCGTGCCGGTGACCCTGCACACCCTGGTCGGCGTGCGTGACGCACAGCCGCGTCTGCGCGAAGCAGCCGCCGTGCTCAAGTTGCCGCGCCGCTTGCTGATCACCCAGCTGATCCTGCCCGCAGCACTGCCGGCCTTTCTCGCCGGCGTGCGCCTGGCCCTGGCCACCGGCTGGTCATCATTACTGGCGGTCGAGCTGCTCGCCTCCAGTGAAGGTATCGGCTACCTGATGGTCTGGGCTCGGCAGTTGTTCATGCTCGACATCGTTTTCGTCTGCATCGCTGTAATCGGCCTGCTCGGTTTTGCCATGGACCGTGGCCTCGGCTGGCTGGATCGCCGGCTGGTGCACTGGCCGCATCCGCCCGGCGCTGAACTGCGGGTGCAGCATCTGCATGGCCGCGAACGCCTGCAGGCCTTGCTGTTGCCGCTGGCGTTTCTGCTGGTCTGGCAGCTGGCAAATCAGTTGCAGTGGGTCGATAGCAACATCCTCGTGGCGCCCGTCCAGGTGGTGAGTACTGCCTGGAGCGGGGTGCTCGACGGTTCGCTGACGGCAGCCCTGGCGGTCAGTGTCGGTCGCGCCCTGGCGGGTTTGCTGCTGGGTGGTGGCCTGGGCTTTGCGCTGGGGTTGTGGCTGGGTTTGTCCCGACCTGCCGAACGCCTGCTGGGGCCGAGCCTGGCCGGTCTGCGGCAGATCGCCATCTTCGCCTGGGTGCCATTGCTCACGGCCTGGTTCGGCCTCGGTGAGCTGGCCAAATGGGTATTTGTCGGCCTGGCAGCGTTCTTTCCGCTGTTCATCGCCACCCAGCGCAGCGTCGCCAACCGCTCACCACAGCTGGAAGAAGCCGCGCGGGTGCTGCACCTGAACCTGCGTCAGCGCCTGTTGCGCCTGGTGTTGCCCGGCGCAGCCCCGGGCATCTTTGCCGGTCTGCGCGTGGGCTTGATCTACGCCTGGCTGGGCACCATCGGTGCCGAGTACTTCATGCCCTCCGGCGGCGGTATCGGCAGCCTGATGATCGGCGCCCAGCAACTGCTGCGCATGGACCTGATCATGGCCGGGATGCTCCTGGTCGGCCTCACCGGCGCGCTGTTGGGCGCCCTCGGACAACACATCGAATCGCGCGCCACGCGCTGGAGACGAGCATGA
- a CDS encoding ABC transporter substrate-binding protein has protein sequence MNLSINRVFSLFAAPALAAVVGWLPPLAQAAAVREIRIAVPDLSAGTQHSGGGVTDVLRNQQLLEKAFAADGITIQWNYFKGAGPVINEAFANGQVDFAYLGDLAAIIGKANGVDTRLLAATGRGIKHYLGVAPGSGIRTLQDLKGKRVAIFRGTASQLSFDAALASQGLSEKDFKVINLDFNAAVAALAARQIDATWGLSGLTALQERGLAELPLNTKDLGGAGSIQAVLVGSGAFVDAHPELVQRLLEAQQQAVQWLSDENNKQAYIQLVSGLASYPPVILERDLQDEVLGQTFRSSLDQPFLDQLQASVDLAAKQRLIRKPFKVSQWLAPQATRPAPAALAADRG, from the coding sequence ATGAACCTGTCGATCAACCGTGTTTTCAGTCTGTTTGCCGCTCCCGCCCTGGCCGCTGTGGTGGGCTGGTTACCGCCTTTGGCCCAGGCCGCTGCGGTCCGCGAGATTCGTATTGCCGTCCCCGATCTGAGCGCTGGCACCCAGCACTCCGGAGGCGGGGTGACGGATGTGCTGCGCAATCAGCAATTGCTGGAAAAAGCCTTCGCCGCCGACGGCATCACGATCCAGTGGAATTACTTCAAAGGGGCGGGGCCGGTGATCAACGAAGCCTTTGCCAACGGCCAGGTCGACTTCGCCTATCTGGGCGATCTGGCGGCCATCATCGGCAAGGCCAATGGCGTCGACACACGCCTGCTGGCCGCTACCGGACGCGGCATCAAGCATTACCTGGGGGTGGCGCCGGGCAGTGGCATCAGGACCTTGCAGGACCTGAAGGGCAAGCGTGTGGCGATCTTTCGCGGCACCGCCAGCCAGTTGTCGTTTGATGCCGCACTCGCCAGCCAGGGCCTGAGCGAGAAGGACTTCAAGGTCATCAACCTCGATTTCAATGCCGCGGTCGCCGCCTTGGCCGCCCGGCAGATAGACGCCACCTGGGGCCTGTCGGGCTTGACCGCGCTGCAGGAGCGCGGCCTTGCCGAGCTGCCGTTGAATACCAAAGACCTGGGGGGCGCCGGCAGTATCCAGGCCGTGCTGGTGGGTTCCGGGGCTTTTGTCGATGCCCATCCCGAACTGGTCCAGCGCCTGTTGGAAGCCCAGCAGCAAGCGGTGCAATGGCTCAGTGACGAGAACAACAAGCAGGCTTACATCCAGCTGGTTTCAGGGCTGGCCAGCTACCCGCCGGTGATTCTTGAGCGCGACCTGCAGGACGAGGTCCTCGGCCAGACCTTCCGTTCCAGCCTCGACCAGCCGTTCCTCGACCAGTTGCAGGCCTCGGTCGACCTGGCCGCCAAACAGCGGCTGATCCGCAAACCGTTCAAGGTCAGCCAGTGGCTGGCGCCCCAGGCTACCCGGCCAGCACCTGCAGCGCTGGCTGCTGATCGAGGCTGA
- a CDS encoding LysR family transcriptional regulator encodes MDLRQLRYFIALTEHRSFVRAADAMGITQPAFSRSIQGLEQEFGCVLVDRGNKDLRPTPEGQVVLQHALRLVQGAAQLSCEVLQMTKLDAGELHFGCGPAAAVQLVPRALARFLQAHPKVHTRLEVDNWEKLSRALNREEIEFFIADIRQFEADPNYQTLPLSPRRGLFFCRPGHPLLAKDSLSTNDMFDYPLATTLIPPGVRKLLANLSGKTDFTPQLLTEHLPTLVSLVQGSDAIGIGTEEAFANDIQQGRLVRLHWRNLPANLDSLNARCGIVSRSGYRLSPATRAMIDTLISLDQQPALQVLAG; translated from the coding sequence ATGGATCTTCGCCAACTGCGTTACTTCATCGCCCTCACTGAACACCGCAGTTTCGTTCGCGCCGCGGATGCCATGGGCATCACCCAACCGGCCTTCAGCCGCAGTATCCAGGGCCTGGAGCAGGAATTCGGTTGTGTTCTGGTGGACCGTGGCAACAAGGACCTGCGCCCGACGCCCGAAGGCCAGGTGGTACTGCAGCACGCCTTGCGTCTGGTCCAGGGCGCGGCACAGTTGAGTTGCGAAGTGCTGCAGATGACCAAGCTCGATGCTGGCGAGCTGCACTTCGGCTGCGGGCCGGCAGCGGCTGTGCAATTGGTGCCGCGGGCGCTGGCGCGGTTTCTTCAGGCCCACCCGAAAGTGCACACCCGTCTTGAGGTGGATAACTGGGAGAAACTCAGCCGTGCCCTGAACCGCGAAGAGATCGAGTTTTTCATCGCCGATATCCGCCAGTTCGAGGCGGATCCGAACTATCAGACGCTGCCTTTGAGTCCGCGCCGCGGCCTGTTCTTCTGCCGTCCCGGGCATCCATTGCTGGCCAAGGACAGTCTGTCGACCAACGACATGTTCGACTATCCGCTGGCCACCACGCTAATTCCGCCGGGGGTGCGTAAGCTGCTGGCCAACCTCAGCGGCAAGACCGATTTCACCCCGCAGCTGCTCACCGAACATTTGCCGACCCTGGTCAGCCTGGTGCAGGGCAGCGATGCCATCGGGATCGGGACCGAAGAAGCCTTTGCCAACGATATCCAGCAGGGCCGACTGGTGCGCCTGCACTGGCGCAACCTGCCGGCCAATCTTGACAGCCTCAATGCCCGCTGCGGCATTGTCAGCCGCAGCGGTTATCGCCTGTCGCCTGCGACGCGGGCGATGATCGATACCCTGATCAGCCTCGATCAGCAGCCAGCGCTGCAGGTGCTGGCCGGGTAG
- a CDS encoding TauD/TfdA dioxygenase family protein, with amino-acid sequence MSNAAHAVAPVSHVLDIHPVAGRIGAEIRGVQLSADLEPAVIEAIQAALVEHKVIFFRAQHHLDDQGQEAFAHLLGEPIAHPTVPVREGTRFLLELDGERRANSWHTDVTFVDAYPKASILRSVVAPVSGGDTVWANTATAYQDLSAELQALADQLWAVHSNEYDYAAAKPNVTAEQQENYRRIFTSTVYETEHPLVRVHPVSGEKTLLLGHFVKRLKGYSLFDSTHLFNLLQSHVTRLENTVRWRWQAGDVAIWDNRATQHYAVDDYGTQERVVRRVTLQGDVPVGVTGQRSRTVRGV; translated from the coding sequence ATGAGCAATGCCGCACACGCCGTAGCGCCCGTCAGCCACGTGCTGGACATCCACCCGGTGGCCGGACGCATCGGTGCCGAGATTCGCGGGGTGCAACTGAGTGCCGACCTTGAGCCCGCCGTGATCGAGGCCATCCAGGCCGCCCTGGTGGAGCACAAGGTGATCTTTTTCCGTGCTCAGCATCACCTTGACGATCAGGGCCAGGAAGCCTTCGCGCACTTGCTGGGTGAACCGATTGCCCACCCCACGGTGCCAGTACGTGAGGGCACGCGCTTCCTGCTGGAGCTGGATGGCGAGCGCCGGGCCAATTCCTGGCACACCGATGTGACCTTCGTCGATGCCTACCCCAAGGCTTCGATCCTGCGCTCGGTGGTCGCTCCGGTGTCAGGTGGCGACACGGTCTGGGCCAACACGGCGACGGCCTACCAGGACCTTTCGGCCGAACTGCAGGCCCTGGCCGACCAGCTCTGGGCGGTACACAGCAACGAGTACGATTATGCGGCGGCCAAGCCGAATGTCACGGCCGAGCAGCAGGAAAACTACCGCCGCATCTTCACCTCGACGGTGTACGAAACCGAGCATCCGTTGGTGCGTGTGCACCCGGTCAGCGGTGAGAAGACCTTGCTCCTCGGGCACTTCGTCAAACGCTTGAAGGGCTATTCGCTGTTTGATTCCACGCACCTGTTTAACTTGCTGCAGAGCCATGTCACGCGCCTGGAAAACACCGTGCGCTGGCGCTGGCAGGCGGGCGATGTGGCGATCTGGGATAACCGTGCGACCCAGCATTATGCGGTGGACGACTATGGCACCCAGGAGCGCGTAGTGCGTCGGGTGACCTTGCAAGGGGATGTGCCGGTTGGTGTTACCGGGCAGCGCAGCCGGACTGTTCGCGGGGTGTGA
- a CDS encoding OprD family porin, translating to MSTPAPARHLLPGLLAMTCALPALAAESGFAEDAKVNLNLRNFYINRNFVDPANPQGKAEEWTQSFILDARSGFTQGIVGFGVDVLGLYSVKLDGGKGTTGTHLLPVHDDGRPADDFGRLGVALKAKVSNTELKVGEWMPVLPILRSDDGRSLPQTFRGGQITSQEIAGLTLYGGQFRANSPRNDASMDDMSMNGKAAFTSDRFNFAGGEYSFNDKRTLIGLWNAELKDIYNQQYINLVHSQPLGDWTLGANLGYFIGKEDGAERAGELDNRTASALLSARYGSSTFYVGLQKVSGDDGWMRVNGTSGGTLANDSYNSSFDNAKERSWQLRHDFNFAGVGIPGLTLMNRYISGDNVHTATVSDGKEWARESELAYVIQSGSLKNLSFKWRNSTMRRDYSTNAFDENRLIISYPISIL from the coding sequence ATGAGCACACCCGCACCCGCACGACACCTGCTTCCCGGCCTGCTGGCCATGACTTGCGCACTCCCGGCCCTCGCGGCCGAAAGCGGCTTTGCCGAAGATGCCAAGGTCAACCTCAACCTGCGCAACTTCTACATCAACCGCAACTTCGTCGACCCGGCCAACCCGCAAGGCAAGGCCGAGGAATGGACCCAGAGTTTCATCCTCGACGCCCGCTCCGGGTTCACTCAAGGCATTGTCGGCTTCGGTGTCGATGTGCTCGGCCTGTATTCGGTCAAGCTCGATGGCGGCAAGGGCACGACCGGTACGCACCTGTTGCCGGTGCATGACGATGGACGCCCGGCCGACGACTTTGGCCGTTTGGGCGTGGCGCTCAAGGCCAAGGTGTCGAACACCGAACTGAAAGTCGGCGAGTGGATGCCGGTATTGCCGATCCTGCGTTCGGACGATGGCCGCTCGCTGCCGCAGACCTTTCGCGGCGGGCAGATCACCTCCCAGGAAATCGCCGGTCTGACCCTGTATGGCGGCCAGTTCCGCGCCAACAGCCCGCGCAACGACGCGAGCATGGACGACATGTCGATGAACGGCAAAGCGGCCTTCACTTCCGACCGTTTCAACTTTGCCGGGGGCGAATACAGCTTCAACGACAAGCGCACCCTGATCGGCCTGTGGAATGCCGAACTCAAGGACATCTACAACCAGCAGTACATCAACCTGGTCCACAGTCAGCCTTTGGGCGATTGGACCCTGGGCGCCAACCTTGGTTATTTCATCGGCAAGGAAGACGGCGCTGAGCGGGCCGGCGAGCTGGACAACCGCACCGCCTCGGCCCTGCTCTCGGCCCGGTACGGCAGCAGCACGTTCTATGTCGGTTTGCAGAAAGTCAGCGGCGACGATGGCTGGATGCGGGTCAACGGCACCAGTGGTGGCACCCTGGCCAACGACAGCTACAACTCCAGCTTCGACAACGCCAAAGAGCGCTCCTGGCAGCTGCGTCACGACTTCAACTTTGCCGGTGTCGGCATCCCTGGCCTGACCCTGATGAACCGCTACATCAGCGGTGACAACGTCCACACCGCAACCGTCAGCGACGGCAAGGAGTGGGCCCGGGAATCGGAACTGGCCTATGTGATCCAGTCGGGCAGTCTGAAGAACCTGTCGTTCAAATGGCGTAACTCGACCATGCGTCGCGACTACAGCACCAATGCCTTTGACGAGAACCGCCTGATCATCAGCTACCCGATCAGCATTCTTTGA